From one Sesamum indicum cultivar Zhongzhi No. 13 unplaced genomic scaffold, S_indicum_v1.0 scaffold00155, whole genome shotgun sequence genomic stretch:
- the LOC105179375 gene encoding uncharacterized protein LOC105179375, whose translation MAPTFSSSPKAPTTIKFLCSYGGKIVPRPTDGELRYVGGQTRVLSVDRSITFLELMVKFGELCGSSMDLKCKLPSEDLDVLISIKSEEELRSVIGEYDRVSPEAKIRAVLFPIKSAKKVSPPSSPLSCFDFPSARKPQRRAVPVAVGYCAAPPFTDRCFSPAVGYPVIAGEYRNYAVTSPRHLHRVPHRNYAQ comes from the exons aTGGCTCCAACTTTTAGTTCAAGTCCCAAAGCTCCAACAACCATCAAGTTTCTCTGCAGTTACGGCGGCAAAATCGTCCCCCGTCCGACTGACGGCGAGCTCCGATACGTAGGCGGTCAGACTCGAGTTCTCTCCGTCGATCGTTCGATTACATTTTTAG AGCTGATGGTGAAATTTGGGGAATTGTGTGGATCTTCCATGGATTTGAAGTGTAAGTTGCCGAGTGAAGATCTGGACGTGTTGATCTCAATCAAATCAGAGGAGGAGCTCAGAAGTGTTATCGGAGAGTACGATAGGGTTTCGCCGGAGGCCAAAATTAGAGCCGTGCTTTTTCCGATCAAATCTGCGAAGAAAGTCTCGCCTCCGTCGTCTCCTTTGTCGTGTTTCGATTTTCCCTCGGCTCGGAAACCGCAGCGCCGGGCCGTTCCCGTTGCCGTTGGCTATTGCGCAGCTCCACCGTTTACGGACCGTTGTTTCTCCCCTGCGGTTGGATATCCTGTCATCGCTGGGGAATACCGTAACTACGCGGTGACCAGCCCGAGGCACCTCCACCGTGTACCACACCGGAATTACGCTCAGTAG